From the genome of Nicotiana sylvestris chromosome 2, ASM39365v2, whole genome shotgun sequence, one region includes:
- the LOC138884954 gene encoding uncharacterized protein: MCALKKLNLEWDVVDNLRVERLNELDEFWFHAYSSSSLYKDKMMYLHDKYSGSKEFKVGDLVLLLNSRLRLFSAKLKSKWSGPFEEVLVTLFGTLNLKNKNGEIFRVNGHRVKHYHGKFDDSHVVAMIHLK, from the coding sequence atgtgtgCCTTGAaaaagttgaatcttgaatgggatgttgtagATAATCTCCGGGTGGAGCGActgaatgagcttgatgagttctggtttcatgcctattctagctcgtccttatataaggacaagatgatgTACTTACATGACAAGTATTCCGGTAGCAAGGAATTCAAAGTGGGTGACTTGGTTCTTTTGTTGAACTCCCGGTTACGACTGTTTTCGgcaaagcttaagtcaaaatggagtggaccttttgaggaGGTGCTTGTGACTCTGTTTGGTACTcttaatttgaaaaacaaaaatggtgagatcttcagagttaatggtcACAGAGTGAAGCACTATCATGGgaaatttgatgacagccacgtggtggcaatgatccatctcaagtga